Proteins from one Candidatus Neomarinimicrobiota bacterium genomic window:
- the fliI gene encoding flagellar protein export ATPase FliI, whose amino-acid sequence MHTHLLDIVDSTPIIQRRGRVRRIVGQVVEATGPRASVGQTCNILAQHSGKTITAEVVGFREDQVLLVPYADVNGISSDDIVTINSNSTEIPVGEQLLGRVLNGLGHPIDGKGPIIGSAMQPIHNDPPEPLDRTRITKPLLTGIRAIDMFLTCGRGQRVGIFAGSGVGKSVLLGMVARNTSADVNVIALIGERGREVRDFIEKDLGEEGLKRSVVIAVTSDQAPLIRIKGSLIATTIAEYFRDRGQNVMLMMDSVTRVAMAQREIGLSVGELPASKGYTPSVFGMLPKLLERAGAAGQGSITGMYTVLVEGDDMNDPVADTVRSILDGHIILSRKLASLGHYPAIDVLQSVSRVMIDVVNEDHRKLANRLVEVLATYEEAEDLINIGAYVKGSNPRIDRSIALIDDLKDLLQQDIDEMVDFDKSLQRMQEILGSATA is encoded by the coding sequence ATGCATACCCATTTATTAGACATTGTGGATTCAACGCCAATTATTCAGCGGCGTGGCCGGGTTCGCAGGATTGTAGGCCAGGTGGTTGAGGCCACCGGCCCCAGGGCATCTGTGGGACAGACGTGTAACATCCTGGCGCAACACAGTGGGAAAACCATCACAGCCGAGGTGGTCGGCTTTCGCGAAGATCAGGTGCTCCTTGTGCCGTATGCCGACGTCAACGGGATCTCGTCTGACGATATTGTCACTATTAATTCTAATTCTACGGAAATTCCGGTCGGTGAACAGCTCCTCGGCCGGGTGCTGAACGGCCTGGGACATCCCATAGATGGAAAAGGGCCGATCATCGGCAGTGCTATGCAACCGATCCATAACGACCCGCCTGAACCTCTGGACCGGACAAGAATAACCAAACCACTGCTGACAGGTATTCGAGCAATTGATATGTTTTTGACCTGCGGTCGAGGGCAGCGGGTCGGCATCTTTGCAGGAAGTGGCGTAGGGAAGAGCGTGCTCCTGGGCATGGTTGCCAGAAATACCTCTGCTGACGTTAATGTAATAGCCCTGATTGGTGAACGTGGGCGCGAAGTCCGGGATTTTATCGAAAAAGATCTGGGCGAGGAAGGTCTGAAGCGTTCGGTGGTCATTGCCGTGACCTCCGATCAGGCGCCCTTAATCAGGATCAAGGGAAGCCTGATCGCCACAACTATTGCAGAATATTTCCGCGACCGGGGACAAAATGTGATGCTGATGATGGATTCGGTTACCCGTGTCGCGATGGCGCAACGGGAAATTGGTCTCTCCGTTGGGGAGCTGCCGGCATCCAAGGGATATACACCATCGGTTTTCGGTATGCTACCAAAATTGCTTGAGCGAGCCGGTGCTGCCGGGCAGGGAAGTATCACCGGAATGTACACGGTACTGGTGGAAGGCGATGATATGAATGATCCGGTCGCTGATACCGTCAGATCCATCCTGGATGGGCACATCATTCTCTCCCGGAAACTGGCATCGCTGGGACACTACCCCGCCATCGATGTATTGCAAAGTGTCAGCCGGGTCATGATTGATGTGGTAAACGAGGACCACCGGAAACTGGCGAACCGTCTTGTTGAGGTTCTGGCGACATATGAGGAAGCCGAAGATTTGATTAATATCGGAGCCTATGTCAAGGGGAGTAATCCCCGTATCGACCGTTCTATCGCCCTTATCGATGATTTGAAGGATCTTTTACAGCAAGATATCGATGAGATGGTGGACTTCGACAAATCACTGCAACGGATGCAGGAAATCCTCGGGAGCGCGACAGCATGA
- the fliJ gene encoding flagellar export protein FliJ: MSKHQFRLQKVLKAKEIKKKVEQRKLAERQQDLETEELELKELKQTEQEFLSKLRQKRLKPTRGHEIRNDSAYQRQVQKYVEQQDKKVASAQQEVEEQRETLIDATQETEMLDKLKEQDYQKYLQRVNKHEQKRVDELSQFEPFRKDRDE; encoded by the coding sequence ATGAGTAAGCATCAATTCAGGCTCCAAAAGGTGTTGAAAGCCAAAGAAATCAAGAAAAAGGTCGAACAGCGGAAACTGGCCGAGCGGCAACAGGACCTTGAGACTGAGGAGTTGGAATTGAAGGAATTGAAACAGACGGAACAGGAGTTTTTGAGCAAATTGAGGCAAAAGCGGTTGAAGCCGACCCGGGGACATGAAATCCGTAACGATTCCGCCTATCAACGGCAAGTGCAAAAATATGTGGAGCAGCAGGATAAAAAGGTGGCTTCAGCGCAGCAGGAGGTTGAGGAGCAGAGAGAAACCCTCATTGACGCAACCCAGGAAACCGAGATGCTTGATAAATTAAAAGAACAGGATTACCAAAAATATTTACAGCGCGTCAACAAACATGAACAAAAACGGGTAGACGAACTTTCACAATTTGAACCTTTCAGGAAGGATCGCGACGAGTAG